In Pseudopipra pipra isolate bDixPip1 chromosome 24, bDixPip1.hap1, whole genome shotgun sequence, a single genomic region encodes these proteins:
- the MYCBP gene encoding C-Myc-binding protein isoform X2: MAHYKAADSKREQFRQYLEKSGVLDVLTKVLVALYEEPEKPNSALDFLKHHLGASAPENPELEALRLELAEMKEKYEAVLEENKTLKSKLAQYEPPQDEKHGE, translated from the exons ATGGCGCACTACAAG GCCGCGGACTCCAAGCGGGAGCAGTTCCGCCAGTACTTGGAGAAGTCGGGGGTGCTGGACGTGCTCACCAAGG TGTTGGTAGCCTTATATGAAGAGCCAGAGAAACCAAATAGTGCACTGGA CTTTCTGAAGCATCATCTGGGAGCTTCAGCTCCTGAGAATCCAGAATTAGAGGCACTTCGCTTGGAACTGgcagagatgaaagaaaaatatgaagctgtgctggaagaaaataaaaccctgaAAAGCAAG CTGGCTCAGTATGAACCACCTCAAGATGAGAAGCATGGTGAATAA
- the MYCBP gene encoding C-Myc-binding protein isoform X1 — protein MAHYKAADSKREQFRQYLEKSGVLDVLTKVLVALYEEPEKPNSALDFLKHHLGASAPENPELEALRLELAEMKEKYEAVLEENKTLKSKGATWHRWTNCKLKQDLQVTFCVATQH, from the exons ATGGCGCACTACAAG GCCGCGGACTCCAAGCGGGAGCAGTTCCGCCAGTACTTGGAGAAGTCGGGGGTGCTGGACGTGCTCACCAAGG TGTTGGTAGCCTTATATGAAGAGCCAGAGAAACCAAATAGTGCACTGGA CTTTCTGAAGCATCATCTGGGAGCTTCAGCTCCTGAGAATCCAGAATTAGAGGCACTTCGCTTGGAACTGgcagagatgaaagaaaaatatgaagctgtgctggaagaaaataaaaccctgaAAAGCAAG ggGGCGACGTGGCACAGATGGACTAACTGTAAACTAAAGCAGGACCTTCAAGTTACATTCTGTGTTGCTACTCAGCACTGA
- the RRAGC gene encoding ras-related GTP-binding protein C yields the protein MALQFGGAGAPGAAEEPTLVGGSFGAADSFPKDFGYGEEEEEAELEGGPGPGGPGGGAGGPGSGAGGADSKPRILLMGLRRSGKSSIQKVVFHKMSPNETLFLESTNKIYKDDISNSSFVNFQIWDFPGQMDFFDPTFDYEMIFRGTGALIYVIDAQDDYMEALTRLHITVSKAYKVNPEMNFEVFIHKVDGLSDDHKIETQRDIHQRANDDLTDAGLEKLHLSFYLTSIYDHSIFEAFSKVVQKLIPQLPTLENLLNIFISNSGIEKAFLFDVVSKIYIATDSSPVDMQSYELCCDMIDVVIDVSCIYGLKEDGTGSAYDKESMAIIKLNNTTVLYLKEVTKFLALVCILREESFERKGLIDYNFHCFRKAIHEVFEVGVASHRICNHQSSTSNMKAVTHNGTPRNAV from the exons ATGGCGCTGCAGttcggcggggcgggcgcgccGGGCGCGGCTGAGGAACCGACGTTGGTGGGGGGCAGCTTCGGCGCCGCGGACTCGTTCCCCAAGGACTTCGGCTacggagaggaggaggaggaggcggagcTGGAGGGAGGCCCAGGGCCCGgcgggcccggcggcggcgcgggcggaCCCGGCAgcggcgcgggcggggcggACTCCAAACCACGGATCCTGCTTATGGGGCTGCGGCGCAGCGGGAAATCCTCCATCCAGAAG GTGGTGTTTCACAAAATGTCTCCCAATGAGACACTGTTCTTGGAAAGTACCAACAAAATCTACAAAGATGATATTTCCAACAGTTCGTTTGTGAATTTCCAAATATGGGATTTTCCTGGACAGATGGACTTTTTTGATCCAACATTTGATTATGAGATGATCTTCAGAGGAACAGGTGCTCTAATATATGTTATCGATGCCCAG GATGACTACATGGAAGCTTTAACAAGACTGCACATTACAGTTTCAAAAGCCTACAAGGTCAACCCAGAAATGAACTTTGAAGTTTTTATTCATAAAGTTGATGGTTTATCAGATGACCATAAAATAGAAACTCAGAGGGATATTCATCAGAGGGCTAATGATGATCTTACGGATGCTGGGCTCGAAAAACTTCACCTTAG CTTTTATTTGACCAGTATCTATGACCATTCAATATTTGAAGCCTTCAGTAAAGTGGTACAGAAGCTCATTCCACAACTGCCAACCCTGGAAAACCTACTTAATATCTTTATATCA aATTCAGGCAttgaaaaagcttttctctTCGATGTAGTCAGCAAAATCTACATTGCAACAGACAGTTCCCCTGTGGACATGCAGTCATATGAGTTGTGCTGTGACATGATTGATGTAGTGATAGATGTTTCCTGTATATATGG GTTAAAAGAAGATGGCACTGGAAGTGCTTATGATAAAGAGTCAATGGCAATTATCAAGCTCAATAACACAACAGTCCTGTACCTAAAGGAAGTAACAAAATTTTTGGCATTAGTTTGCATTCTTAGAGAAGAGAGTTTTGAGCGCAAAG GTTTGATAGACTACAATTTTCATTGCTTCCGCAAAGCCATTCATGAAGTCTTCGAAGTAGGTGTTGCCTCCCACAGAATCTGCAACCATCAATCAAGCACCTCAAATATGAAAGCAGTGACTCACAACGGCACACCTAGGAATGCAGTCTAG